Proteins from a genomic interval of Methanofollis formosanus:
- a CDS encoding ABC transporter ATP-binding protein, producing MGDEPVIRLVDVVKIYPRVAGDVRSLDGVSLSIDPGEFVAIMGPSGSGKSTLLNQVGCLDTPTEGDVVINGVNTRNLSDDALTDLRRDAIGFIFQKFNLIPVLTARENVEYPYIIKHKHAGGEGRALELLEKVGLDAELATHTPNELSGGQQQRVAIARALVNDPAILLCDEPTGNLDSKMGVQIMELLTDLNQAGKTVVMVTHDPGTAEYADRVVRLMDGRVVA from the coding sequence ATGGGAGACGAGCCGGTCATCCGCCTCGTTGACGTCGTCAAGATCTATCCGCGGGTCGCCGGAGACGTCAGGTCGCTCGACGGCGTCTCGCTCTCCATCGACCCCGGCGAGTTCGTGGCGATCATGGGCCCGTCCGGCTCGGGCAAGTCGACTCTCCTCAACCAGGTCGGCTGCCTGGACACGCCGACCGAGGGGGACGTCGTCATCAACGGGGTGAACACCAGAAATCTCTCCGACGACGCCCTCACCGACCTGCGCCGGGACGCCATCGGGTTCATCTTCCAGAAGTTCAACCTCATCCCGGTCCTGACGGCCAGGGAGAACGTGGAGTACCCCTACATCATCAAGCACAAACACGCAGGGGGGGAGGGGCGGGCCCTGGAACTCCTGGAGAAGGTCGGGCTCGACGCCGAACTGGCCACCCACACCCCCAACGAACTCTCCGGCGGGCAGCAGCAGCGGGTGGCCATCGCGAGGGCCCTGGTCAATGACCCGGCGATCCTCCTCTGCGACGAACCGACCGGCAACCTGGACTCGAAGATGGGCGTCCAGATCATGGAACTCCTGACCGATCTGAATCAGGCCGGCAAGACGGTGGTGATGGTGACCCATGACCCGGGCACGGCGGAGTACGCCGACCGCGTGGTCAGGCTCATGGACGGGAGGGTGGTGGCATGA